One Deltaproteobacteria bacterium genomic region harbors:
- a CDS encoding PIN domain-containing protein has translation MRKMPKRRGSENKRLRPGEGSSLRAGFPAQLVTLPSRVFCDTSFFYACFDVDDENHEHAEELAEESARCGVSFLTTWDIISETTTLLRYRLGTTHAVTFLDEIKPTLTVINYGDIARAEAEEIFRRRGRQRRLSFCDAVSFVIVTRLLDDIPCFAFDRDFPTLGLTVIAGR, from the coding sequence ATGCGCAAGATGCCGAAGCGGAGAGGGTCGGAAAACAAACGTCTCAGGCCGGGTGAAGGATCATCTTTACGGGCGGGTTTCCCGGCGCAGCTAGTGACTCTGCCCTCTCGTGTATTTTGCGACACCTCGTTCTTTTATGCGTGTTTCGACGTTGACGATGAAAATCATGAACATGCGGAAGAACTGGCAGAAGAGTCGGCGCGTTGCGGGGTATCGTTCCTAACGACTTGGGACATTATTAGTGAGACCACAACGCTTTTGCGTTATCGACTCGGCACTACGCATGCCGTCACTTTTCTAGACGAAATCAAGCCTACTTTGACGGTCATCAACTATGGCGACATCGCACGCGCGGAAGCTGAAGAGATTTTTCGCCGCCGGGGACGTCAGCGCCGGTTGTCGTTCTGCGATGCCGTTTCGTTTGTCATCGTGACGAGGTTGCTCGACGATATTCCCTGTTTCGCTTTCGATCGCGATTTCCCTACCTTGGGCCTAACAGTCATTGCCGGACGTTGA